ATCGGAACCGTCCGGTACTTGCGGTTTTTCGTTGGGCGCATCGTTCGCATCCGTGCACGGCTCAGCGGCTGATTGCTGCGCCGCATTCTGCGCCGCCTCATCGCCGCTTCCAGCAGGCTGGACGGCTCGCTCGAAATGCTCGTCAGTGAACTGCAGGTAGAACTTCGTGGCCACCATCTCCGTGTTGCCGATCCACCGGCAGACCACGTGCAGCGGGAACTGCTCTGCCAGTTCCGTCTCCCGCGTCGAGCGCATGTTCTGGAACAGCTTCGGCCAGGGCTCCAGCCCAGCCCGTTTGATGATCCGTTGAAGCTGGGTCCGCAGGTTCGTTTTCGACGTGAGGCTGCCGGTGAAGATGAGCGTGCTGCCTTCCTCCGCCGCCTCAAACGCGGCGCGGAGGTGCGGGACCAACTCGGGGAACAGCGGGATCACCCGGCTTCCTTTGCCTTGATGCTTGGTCTTCGGACTGGTGATTTTCATCCGCTGATTTTCCCAGTCCACATCCTGCCAACGCAGCGGCAGGATCTCCGTCGGCACGCGGACGCCGCCGTACCGGGCCAGCGCAACAATCAACCGCCACCGCTCATCGGGGCAGGCGTCGAGCACCGCATCGATCTCTCCCCGGCCGACGTAGTAGAACCGCTCCAGATTCGTCGTCACGGTCGCGGGCAGCCCCTCGAAAGGGTTGCTGTGGAGCAGATCCCGCTTGATGGCCACGCGGAAGAAATGCCGGGCTTTCTTTGTGTAGCCGCGGATGCTGTTCTCGGCGTAGCCCTGCTTGATGAGGTGGATGCGGTATCGCTCGGTTTCCTCACCGGTGATGGTTCGCATCTCCCGATCAGCATCAAAGAACGATAGGAGGCGATCGCGGGCCGTTTTGAAGGTCTGGAGCGTGCCGGGCGTCAGATCGGTTCGGCTGGCGATGTAGTCATCGATGAACGATGCGAGCGTGGCGATCTGCCGGTCGGGCCATCTTGCCCAAGCGGATGGTCTTGCGCTTGCCGTCGGCAGCCCTGGACAGGATGCGTCGCCGACCGTTGGGATCGTCACAGATGCTCGCCATCGCCTACACCTGCCCCTCGTTCGTCTTGCTGCCGTTGCCGCCCCGCAATTGGTCGTTAAGCCACTGCTCCAGATGGGCTCGGCTGAACCGCACCGACTTGCCGAGCTTGAGGTGCGGGATCTCGCCGTTGCGCTTCATCGTGGAGAGCTTGCGTTCCGACACCTGCAGGAGAGCAGCCGCCTGCCTGTAAGTCAAGTATTGAAGAGGGTTTTCGTAAGTTTTTTCACTGGGTCGAGTCAGGGGTTTGCTGTACATCATCAGGTCCTTTCGAGAGATACCGACGACGGTCGGGCCGTCGGTCGCCGGGGTTGGAGTTTTCAGTCTTGACGCCGCCGTTCAACGCTGGGCAGTGCCATGCCGAATGGGCATGGCTCCATGATGACGCAAACTATTCACATCGCTTGGCTTTTTGAAGATGCGGGTAGACTGGGACCATCCTTGCCCCGGAGGGAAACCCATGCCCCGCCAACCGGTGACGAACGCTCGTCGCGCCGCGACCGACCTCCAGCCGATGCTGACGCGCCTGCACGAGCTGATGGCCGAGCAGAAGCAGCAGGCTTTCGAGATCGGCGACCTGGTCAACCACCTCGTCGAGCAGCACGGCCAACGCGTCAAACATCTCGCCGCCAACCTCGGCGTTTCCCGCCAGCGCCTTGGCGAATACCGCCAGACCGCGCTCGCCTTCCCGCCCGACCAGCGCCGGCATGGCCTCGACTTCCACTTCTACACCATCGCCGCCCGCTCGGCCCGCAAGCTCGGCATCGCCCCCAAGGCCGCCCTCGCCCACATTCTCGAACACCGCCTCGGCACAACGCGACAAGCCACCGCGTTCCTCGCCCGGCAGGTCCGCGCCCATGCCGCCGTGCGCGCCGGCCAACACAGCACGCCCGTGGATGACGACCTGATCAACCGTCACCACCACGCCGACTTCCGCGACATCGTGCCGAACCTGCCCGACGCCAGCGTCAAGCTCGTCATCGCCGATCCACCCTATGGCCAGTACGCCAACCTCGACGACGGCCATCACCCCACGCCCACAGCGAGCCATCGCAAGTGCGACAACATCACCGACGCCGACGCCCGTGAAGTCACCATCGACCTGCTCCGCGTCGCGCTGCCCAAGCTTGCCCCCAACGGCTGCCTCATCCTCTTCCGCCCCGGCGCCTGCGCCGATCCCGCCTGGCTGACCGATGCCATTGCAACCCATGGCTACCACTGCCACCGCGCCCTGACCTGGCTCAAAGGCAAGGTCAAGCTCGGCCGCGGCGACGAACCCTACGGCATCAGCACCGAACGCCTCCTCGTCCTCTCCCGTGCCGGCGATCGTCTTCACAACCATGACGGCTCCCCGCGGACCGACATCCTCACCTTCAAACCCCCGCGCCCCACCTACGCCACCGGCCACACCCACCACCTCTTCGAAAAACCCACCGACCTCTGCGCCTTCCTCATCCGCAAACACACCTACCCCAACGACCTCATCCTCGAACCCTTCGGCGGCACCGGCCCCGCCAGCCGTGCTGCGGCGACTCTCGATCGACGTTGGATCTATTGCGAAACGCACGCCGACATTTACGCCACGGTGTCAGCATGACCGCGATCCCGCGAGCCGATCACGATGGGCAGCATCATGATCGGCGGGACGCCGATGCGGTAGAGTCGCACGCCCGTCGGCGGGCGCAACGTCATTCTCATTCGCATCCCCGATCCCACAACCGCTCGGCCTCCTGACGAAATTCCTTGGTCTTTGCGGTGAGGCTGTAGCCGCCGCCTCGCCTCATGACGAGCGGCGGCTGATGATTGCGGAGGTACCGGAGAACGACGCGTAGGGGATACGCGGATTTCGTGGGACTGCCGCCGGCGGCGAGGAAGGCTTTGTGGAGTTGATCGAAGCGCACATCGGGGGTGGCGGTTTGGGCAAGGGCTTTGATGGCAGCGTCGTAATCGGTTCTAGTCACATAAAAATCTTTTTCTGAACCTGGGCGATGCTCGACCAGTCGTTCACCGCGCGGGCCGTGGCGGACGGTGTAGGTTGGCGTGTTGGTGCGTCGGCGTCGACGCGGCGATGACGGGCGGGTCGCTGAGGCGTATATCTGGCCTTCAGACTCCACAGCAAAAGCCTGCATCGCTGGCTTCGAAGGATAGGCGTGGATCCCGACCGTCCTCCCTAACCCCTGTGCGGCAGTCGTTCGTAACACCCACCATCGCACCCCTGTACACAAACAACGCCAATATGGATCTGCCCCCTTGGCTCAAGTCGACCCTACGCCGTATTCGCTGCCAGAACTGCAACCAGCCGATGGATGAACATTCATTACGGGGCGTCGGCGCTGGCATGGTCGATGCCGCCGGCGGCGTGCCCGAGGCTGCCACCACGCAGTTGCATCTGCGCTGTGTCCATTGCGACTATCAATTGGTCGTGCAGATGAGCGTGCCATTGGAAGACCTACTCGAAGCCGTCCGCGCGGTTCACGCGCACGGCCCTCACCCGATCGAACCGCACGATCAGGTCGAGGCGCATGCCGATCGCGGCGTTCAGGCGCTCGGGCCACTGGATGCCGCGGAGGTGCGCACGTTTTTACAGCAGCTCAAACGCCTGTCATTCAGACGCGACACGAAGAATTTTCAGCAGTGGATCAGCCGGTTAAACGACCGGAACACCCCATAAGGGAGCGCACGCATGAAAGATGAATTTCTGTGGAAGGAACCACGCGATGCTCGGAAACAACAGATGAAACATCCGGAGCAGAGGTTCTGCCTGCTCGAAGAAAGGCAGGATGCGGTCAGCGCCACACTGATTGTCCGGGGCGTGGATGACGTGGCGTCAGACGCCTTTATCCAAAGGGCGTGCTGCATGCTCAGCGCCTTGGTGCGGCACGCCGCGGACCAGCAGAAACAACGTCACCACGAGGGCTGAGCAGCGCGTCAAAAGAAATTCCAGAAATAAAAGAAGGAGTTTCAGATGCCTTCGCAGAAAAAGAAGAAACGTGGGTCAAAGCCTGTCCTGACCGTCCGCGCCAGGCCTGCCTCTGGGATTGAAGCAGATCGTATGGCGCGGGCGCTGGACCGAATGCTGACGGAATTGGTCCGTCAGGGGCGGGCTCACAGGAGTTTTGCCAATGAAGGAAAACAAGAAATACCCAAGTGACCGCTGGCGTGGCAAGCGGTTCATCTGCAGCGTGCGCCAAAGTGACGACAGCGAAGGTACCACCAGCACTGAGGCGCAGCTCAAGTGGCTGCACGAGGAGGGTCGGCAGCGCGGCATGATCCATGTCGATGACATCGTCCTCAATGGCGTCACCGGCTCGCTGCCAGGCAAGCGGCAGGACCTGCCGGACCTGATCGAGCGCAAGCGGACAAAGGATGACTTTGACGTCCTCATGGTCCAGCGACTCGATCGACTGACGCGCGGCGGCAGCCAGCATGGGAACTGGTTCCTGTTCGAATGCACCCGCGTCGGTATCGAACTGTTGTGTCCCGGGGACAATCTGCCTGAAGACGGGCCTATACTGATCTCATTACGACCCTGAAGCTTGGTGCCGCGAGGGACCAGGCTCATTCGATCTCGCAGCGCTCGGTGCAGGGTCGCATGCATGCGCTGCAGACCGGGGCGAACACCATCGTCGGGCAGACGCCATACGGCTGCAATCGTCTGTACCTCAACTGCGAGGACAAGCCGCTGTTTGTCATCCGGAACCTCGGTGACGGCCGGCAGCAGAAGCTGCACGCCGAGACGGACGTCGTCATCGACACCTATGGTCGCGCGGGTGGGGGCAGCAAGGGCCATTACCGCAAACAGAAAGAAGAAAAGCCGGTCATCGTCCCCGGCGTCCCGGCCAAGGCGAACGTGGTGCGCGAAATCTTCGACCTGCATTACAACCAGCGCCTCGGTGGCAGGCGGATCGCCAACCAGCTCAACGAACGCGGCGTGCTCTCGCCGACGGGCAAAAGCTGGAGCCAGCGTCAGGTCGAAAGCATCTACGAGAACCCGGTCTACTGTGGCGTGGCGCTGGGCAACCACGTCAGGCAGTCGATCTACCATTCCCGCGGCACGGACCGCCCCGAGGCCGTCCAGCATGATCCGCAGGTGCTGGCCACGTGCCAGAACGCGCCGCGGTCCCTGCGTCCACCGGATGAGTGGGTGTGGGAAGATCAGCCAATGATGAACGACTTCCTATCAACAGCGTTGCGCGACAAGGCGCTCACGCAGATTCGCCAGTTGCTGGACGAACGCTGGCAGCGCAGCCAGGACCCCACGCAGCCCAAGCGTTCGCCGAGCAAGCACAAGGCCAGTGAGTACGTGCTGACCGACCTGCTGTTCGCCAAGCAGGATGGCGGCTCGCTCACCGGCACGCGCAGCGGCAAAAACTGCAGGTACAAGCGCTACTACCGCCATCGCAAGGGCCGTTCGGTTGCTCGCAAGGGCAGTCCGTACAACAAGCTCATCCCTGCTGAGGCGCTGGAGCAGAGCGTGCTCGACCTGATTCGACGCGTCAGCGGCGATGAGCCGTACCTGCGGCAGCGGATCACGGAGGTTATCGAGTCCCAGGCGAGTCACACGCCCGACGCGCAGACGCTTGCCGACCTGCGTCAGCAGCGGGAGGCGATCACGAAAAAAGTGCAATTGATCGTGCAGACATTCGATGCCGCCAACCTCGCAGACGCTCGCCCTGAACTGGATCGGCTTTCACGGCAGCGAAGCGAGTTGGAGCAGCAGATCGCTCAGCACGAGCAGGCCAGCCAGTACGCAGACGAGGACCCCGAGGCGATCGCCACGTATGCTATCGCTCGTCTGGCGTCCGTGGACAAGCTGCTGACCGACCTGACGCCGACGGTCAAACGCGAACTGGTCGAAACGTTCGTGGAGCGTATTGAGGTTGACATGGCGACCATTCGGACCAGTCAATTCCGGATCGATCCCGACCCGAGGCGGCTCTCGCCTCGGGTCGGGATTCGCAACTGGGACGACCCCAGGTAGCCTCTGGCACCGCGGTATCGCTCGGTTGCACGGCGCGAGTGCCGTGGCACACGAGCCGTTGGCGCACATCACCTGCCGGTCGGTACTGGACACGCCAACGAGCCGTATGCCGCGCTCGACGAGGCAGATGCTCTGGTGGTGTGTACGGATTGCGAGGAGTTCAAGTATCCCGAATTCAACGGATGACGGTCGCGTTTGAAAGAGCCGGTGATTTTCGAAGGCCGCACCTTCTGCCGAACCGAGACAATGCGCGAGCACGGGATCGTCTATCACTCGGTCGGCCGACAGTCGATTGTGCCCGACGGGTCAGCGTCAGCAAGTTCTGAGGACAATCGGCGCAACTGCGCCGAGGCAGTCCGTGTCCACTGGACAGCCGAAGCTCAGACGATTGCTGTCGGGGCGAACACAGCGAAGTCGCGCACCGTATCCAGCGTGCCCTGGACGCAGGCGATCGCCAATATCAATGGCGTGGGCGGGAGATATGGTGGTCGATGAGTTTGCCGTTCTCGTCAATCGCCTTGAAATCCTGTGATTCGCCATGAATGGTGACGATGATGGCGTGGCGTTTCGCCTCGGCCCGTTCGAGGTACCAGGTTTCGTTCACGTCATGCGGTTCGCGTGTGCCGACGCCCCATGCGCCGTCGCCGAGATAGACGACGCCGTCGTCAGCCTGTTCGCCGTCACGAATCGGGACGGTTCGCTTGTAGGTGTGGTCGTGGTTTTCAAAGGCGACGCGCACGTCGTACTGTTCGAAGAGGGGGACCCAGTGTTCGCGCACGCGGACGTGGACAGCGCTGTCGTAGCTGCGGTGAGAAGGGAACCCGGGCACATGGTAGACGGGGAAGACATGCGGGACGTCCTGCCGATCGGCGAGTTGCTGTTCCAGCCAGGAGGTCTGTTCGCCGCCGATGGGCGTGGTGTGGTCGGAGTCGAGGAGGACAAGTGACATGTAGTCGCCGAAGTCGAGCATGGCGTAGCCGGGGTGGCCGGGGAAAGGGAAGAGGCTGTAGTAGTAAGGGGCGATCTCTTCGCGGAAGGCGTCGGAATCTTCGTAAGCATCTTCACCGCGCCCTTGCCCCCAGTAGTAGCCGCCGCGTACTTCGTGGTTGCCGATCGTGGGGATGACGGGCACGACGCGGCCGTCGTCGTCGATGAGGGTGTTCATGTTGGCGTCGAACCATTCGTACCAGCGGTCGACGCGCTCCGGCTGACCATCGGCGTAGGCGAAGTCGCCGCCCCAGACGACGAACTCGATGTCGTATTGCATGGCCACGCGGTTGGTCCGTTCCATTCTCGGTTGCGACTGACGTGTGTCGCCGCCGGCGGCGAAGCGGATGGGGCGATCAGCCTCGGCTGGCATGGTGCGAAATCGGTAGTGGGGGCTGTTTTCGCCAGCCGCGTCGCGGCGAATGCGGAACTGATAGTCCGAGCCGGGTTCCAGGCCGGTGATTTCAGCGATGTAGATGTGGCGGTCGGAGTAAGGCATGGGGCGCTGGCGGCTGACCTCGGCAGTCGCGTGATCGGCATCGTTACCGAGCGGGGCATACTCGATCACGCCCGTATCGTTTTCGTCTTTGCTGTGCCAGATGACCGTCATCGTCGTGGTCGGATCCTGCTGCCAGGTCAACAACAGCGCGACGGGCGTCTGCAGGCTTTCAGCAGCGATCAGACGCATGCCGAAGCAGATATCCGAACTGCTTCGGCCATTGTTATGCACGGACACGGCCAGCACGTTCCTCCCCTGACGCAGCTTGGATGCGTCGAATTCGAAGACGCCGGTTTCCAAACTCGGGTTGATGGGGCGTGTGGTGGCCGTACCGAAGCCGACATCGCCTTCGGGCATCCACTCGGTTCGGCCGATCTCTTCACCGTTGAGGTAGTACACCGCACCGTCGTCGATGATCTGGTCGAGGCGAACACTGACGCCGTCGGTCGAGCCGTCATAGTCGAACGACTTGCGGAAGTAGTAAGTGATCAGGTACTCCTCCAGTTCCGTCTGCAGGCCTGGCCCGGGCCAGTTGCGGTCGCGCGTGTCGTAGCCGAGCAGGCCGGGGCCCTCGTTCCAGTCACTGTCGTCATAGTCGGGGTCGAGCCACGCCGTGCCGAGGTCGACGTCGCCGTCGTGGTAACGCCACGTGCTGTCGAAGTCGACCAGAATCTTGCCGTATTCGACCATGTCGTCGGCGAGCACCGGAGCGGCGGCGAGGAAGGCGATCACGCCTGCCAGCAGGACGGGCATGGTGTGGTTGAACATGGAACGTGAACGGTGTCGGTCGCTCATGAGTTGGTCTCCTTGTTTGATGAAGGTGGCTGTATGGCCGACGATCCCTGGTGTACGAGTTGTTGCTGAGTCATGGCAGTTACGATTCTTCCGCACCCAGGACTTCAGGCTCGCGCGTGTCGTTGACGAGCGAACGCACAGCCACAACCACCAGCAGCGTGCTGCCGAATGCGAAGGGCGCGACCCACAGGCTGGCAATGGGGGACAAGGCAACTGCTCCGCCAACGATGCCGCCGGTAATCAGCCCCGCAATCACTGCGCGGCCGGCCACGGGCCACCGGCTCACCGCCAACAACATGCACGCCAACAAGGGACCGAGGAATACGCCCAACAGCGTCTGTGCAATATCGAATATCGAACCGAGCGCCCCCACGAAGCCGGCGATCACCGTGGACAGCACGCCGATCGTCAAGCTTGTCACGCGCGCAAAGCGCAACTGCTTTTGCGGGGACAGTTGTCGGCCGAACCGCAACCGGAAGTCCATCGTCAACGTGCTGGCCAGCGCATTGATCCCACTGGTCATGCTGCTCATCGTCGCTGCCAGAATCGCCGCCAGCAGCAGGCCGGCCAGACCGATGGGCAACTGCGTGGATACGAAATGCGGGAACACCTTGTCGGCATCGGCCGGCAGATTCGCGTCCGGCACGTGTTGATACCAACTGGCCAATGCCAGTCCCACCCCGGCGAGCATCACCAGTACGACAACAACGCCGACGACGTTGATGGCGAACGAGCGGGCCGCCGCCTTGGTGCTGCCCAGGACCAGGTAACGTTGCAGCGACATCTGATCGCCCATGTAGCTGCCGAAGTTGGCCACTGTGCCGCCGATCACCACGGACCAGATCGTCAGTTGCGTCGTGAGGTCCAGGGACATGTTGGGACGATGCAGATGTCCGCTGTCGGCCAGTGATGCCGCGGCCGCGCTCCATGAGGCGGGCAGGTAGAGCACGACATAGCCGATCGTCAGCGCGATACCGCCGGCGATGACAAGAAATTGAATCGCGTCGGTCACGATCACGCCGCGAATCCCGCCGAGCGTGGTGTAGATCGTGCTGCTGAGTCCGATGGTCAGCACGAGCGGCCAGAACCATGGCGGCCCGAGGTCGGCCGCGGCCATGATGGCGATGGTCGGCGCATAGATCAGCGCTGCCATCCATCCGATGCGCAGCAGGATAAACATGCTCGCCGCCACGGTGCGCGTGGAGAGGCCGAAGCGACGTTCGATGATCGCGTAAGGCGATTGGCTTCGGCCGCTGAGGTACCGCGGCAGGAAGTATAAAGCCAGTACCGCCAACGCCAGGGGGAACACGATCAGCACCGCCAGCAGTTCCGTGCCGCCGTCATAGAACACACTGGGGTAAGCGAGAAAGCTGATGCCGGAAAAGAGCGTCGCGGCAATGCTCAGGCCCACGAAAATCGAGCCTATTGGTCCACTGAAACCACCGCTGCCGGTGAAGTAGTCATCCGCGTTCTGCTGCCGACCGCGAGCGAGAATGCCCACCCCGACCACAGCCGAGAGATAGATAACGATGATCAACGCATCGAGCCAATGCATCATCCTGTCGCGCTTTCATGCGTATGTGTAGCGGAGTGACAACCGGAACGTCTAGCGAGGGAAACGCCGCAGCAATGGACTGCCGCCTTCAGTGTCGTAGATCGGATTATAAACTTCCTCCGCAAGCCACTCGGCGGACTGTCGCGTGGCATGTCCATCCGCCCATAGCATCTGCGGCCCGCCGTGCAGAGTCTCGTTGATTCTGCCGGAGTTGGTGCTTCTGTCCATGAAATAGTGAATGGTCTCGTTCGTGGCCGGATCGTTCTCTGGCGGCTTCAAAAGCCATGCGTCGGCCACCGTGATGGTGCTGCTCGGCGATCTGATCTGATCTTCACGCGCAGGTGGCGACAGGTTCGGGTCGGCGGTGTGGTATGGCGGCAGATAGCGAGCGCTTGTGCCGATGTGCAGGCGGTTGTAGCCGTAAGAGTTCGCCTTGAAAATGGTGTGATGTGTGGACGCAAGAATGACGCGCGAACGATCAATATGCCCGTTGGAGGGACATATATACACTTCCTTGCCCGTCAGATGGTCAAGCGTCATCAGCGTGCTCGACCAGTCATAGAACCCATCAGACGATAGATTGTTAGAAGAGGGGTTGTCGGGATGATATCCCGGGAACATCGGCGGAAAGAAACCACTGGATTCGGCCTGATATCCCGCCAACGCAATGCCGATCTGCCGCTGGTTACTCAGGCAACGGGTCGCTTGAGCCGCTTCCCTTGCCCTGGCGAGAGCGGGCAACAGAATGGCGACAAGCAAGGCGATGATCGTAATCACGACCAGAAGCTCGATAAGGGTAAAGGCGGTCGAACGAATACGGGACTGGTCCGTCAAAGTCATGGTTGCACCTCGTGAATGTAAAGGTGTTCAATGGACATCGCAGAAAGGGTCAAAGGAATGCGCAACGGATCACCCGCTGCGGCTTCGAGGGTCGTGCCATCTTGTCGCTCGGCGACGACTCGCCCGTCAAACGCGGATGTGTCAATCACCGCGGTGGCAGTCTGTTCCTCGTCGGTCCAGTTGCTGAAAACAGCCATCGCGCGCGAACCGTCTTCCGCATCGCGAAAACAGCCCGCCAGAATCGCCTGCCACGGCCAGCGATCGTCGCCGCCGCCCTGGGGCACGTCGAGCACAGCAACATCTTCAAGCATGGGCGGCCTGAGCATCTCGCCCCAGCCCAGCGTGGTCGGGTTCTCCCGTCGCAACGTCACCGCCTGCCGGTATGCTTCGACAATCGCTGGGTGATCCCGCGGCAGTTGCGGCATGACATAGGAAATCCAGCCCAACTGCGATCCCCATGCCAGCGGCACCATGCGGCCGTGCAGGTAGTGCTTCGGATCGCGAAGGTGTGATGGATCGTCCTGCCAACCGATGGCGGCGAAGTGAGTGTGGTAGATCGTCGGCCACAACGGCACAGGCTCGCGCATGGCGTCGCCGAGTTCCGATACCGTCAGCCCGCCAACGATGTGCGGCATCTGTGACTCGTTGAGATACTCCGACACCAGCACCGGCTGCTTCCCATGCGACTGAATGTCTTCGCGAATCTCGCCGTACAACGTGTCCTTGTGACGCTGCCACGCCTGCGGATCGCCCGGCGCATCGTCGCTGTTCGCCGACGCCGACCCATGCTCAAACATCGCATACACGCCCAGTTGATCCTGGTACACCGCATCGACCTGATGGTCGAGAAACAGCCGGCGATGACGGTCGAGGAGCGTTTCCCGCCACGCATCCGCCCCCAGCCAGGCAACCGCGAATTCGTGCATGACCTCAAACAAGCGTCCGTCGGCCCACTCAGGCGACCGCGCCTCTTTCCCCGCCGCCCGGGCTGCCTCGGCCTGATCGCGCGTGGCGTAAAAAGGCCATCGCTCTGACGCTCGGACGTCCCCGCTACGGTTACGCACCACAGCTTCCTCATAATCCGCCCACACGCTCGGCTCGTCCATGTCGACCAGCCGCGCGTTCGTGTAGGGCATCACCTTCAGGCCTGCCGACTGATATTGCTCAACAAACCTGCCGAACTGCGCGTGCGGCTCAACGTATCGCGGAAACGCTCGGTTCCAAGGCCCACCTTCCGCATCCCATGCATACCAGTGAACGCCCATCGGCCCGCCGACCGCCTCGACCCAGCCCAACGGCCACTGCGCTTTTTCTTCAAACGTGAATCGCGGGTCCGCCGGTATACGCACCCAACTCGGCATCCCTGCATACCACTCGGGCAAGTCTCCCCGCCGCCCCAGCGCCAACTCGGCTCGCGCCCATGACTGTTCCATCGCCCAAGACCGATAGGCTCGGCCCGCGTCGTACCAATCGCCCGAAACCCACTGCAAGCGAACCGGATAGTCCAGTTCCGCCCGGCCGCGCACGGCTTCGTCCGCCGTCAGATGATGACCGAAACGCGCGCGCAATGATGACGCATCACCAGTTCGATCGACGACCAGGTCCTTGATGCGCCGCTGGGCGTCCGGCGTCATCATCAACAGCCCGCCTCCCGCTTCCTCGTTTCCATAGAATTGCATCTGCAGGTTGCCGAACTTGGATGGGTATCGCGTGCGATGCACCGCTTGCAGCACATCATCATTGCCGCGCCCCCATGGCCTGTTCGGCTGAGCATGTACATCACGATAAATCTGCCCATACGACCACGGGACGAGCAGGTAGTCGTCCTCCGCCGCCTCGCCTAGCCGGGCCAGCGGCATTTGCGGATACCACGCCTTGCGCACCACATACCTGCCATCAAGCCCATCGAGTGCGAAGTGAAAATCAAGCGATCCCGAATTCGTGCGTGCGACCCACGCCTCCACCGTAGCGATGCGCCGCCTGTTCGCATCTGAGATGTCCCATCGCCCCGCCGTGACCGCGTCGCGCCGATCGTTCGTCGCTCGTGCCGTCACGCGAAATCCATCCGCGCTGCTGCCATCCGAGGCCACCCGCACAGCCGTTTCCGAATCGGGTTCCGCCAGTTCGATCACCCACAACGGCTCGTCATGGCTTGCTGACAGAAACTCATAACCACCGAGTCGCAGTTGACTCAGCCGACCGTCGCGAAAGGCAGCAGTGGCTTCGCCATCGCCGCGCGTCACGCTCCGCCCCTGCATGGCTCGGCCACGATGAACCGCCTCTTGCGAGGCCTCGGCGTTGCCATTGCCGTTCTGCCCGTCGGCTCTGCCGTCCGGGTTGGCGTCGTACACGCGCACGTCGCCGATCGCCCCCGGAAACGTATAGCCCGAACCAAAGCTCGGCGGCACACTGCCGAGATACAGCGTCGGCCTCCTCAACGACGACCACGTGAACCCGCCTCCCCACTGGTCCTGCAATTCACCGTCGACATACATCCGCGACCCACCCGGACCGAACACCACCGTCACCTCGTACCACTGCCCTGCCTGGAAGTTCGCCTGCGAGCGAAGCGTCACCGTTTCCTGATCCTGCCGCATGGCTTGATAAACCAGTCGGCCCGTGTGACGTTCGACCATGATAACGTCGCGGTGCCTGGTATCGGCGAAAAGGTTAAACAGGTGCTTGTTGATCGGGATGGAGCGATCAAGATCAACGTCCGGCCGAAAGCGGACTTGCAGCACCCCCGCCTCCGGCAACGTCCCCTGCACTTGGCCAAACGCGAGATCATCTTCCCCATCAAAACCAAGTGCGTGCCCACCGTCGCCGTCCGCAACACGCTTCGGCGTCGTCGTCTGCTCCTTGCCTTTCTCGCCGAGTTGCAAGGACACCGAGACCGCCCCCTGACTCGGCAGCACATCGGCCGCGTCATCATCGAACGTAAAATGAATCAACGGTTGCGCCTCAGCACTCATGACCTGAGTAACGTCCACCGCAGGGCGATCCCGTGATGCAACGGTGTCCTCCGGCCGCTCCGCGTGCTCCATCTCGGGAATCGCATCATCACCCGTTGCTGTCTCCCGCGACGCCGGGGCCGATGCGGTCGGCCGTACCGCCTGAAGCTTTTCTCGCATTTCCGCTGCGCGCGCGTCGTCAAGACGGTCGCCCGTAGCGCGGAAGGTGTAGAGGTGAGCGTCGCGCAAC
This window of the Phycisphaerales bacterium AB-hyl4 genome carries:
- a CDS encoding DUF6259 domain-containing protein, translated to MLNVSIDCRLPVCVADWRSFTVLTALVFMAAYFVMPAYGVPEEPIAIDTGPQFLHDDYLVDNYWVPGHSRAIVERHFHTPIHYEGNPILEGERFSYISVLRGEDGVFRMWYQLFNPRTVEPDPPPGLPRYGIAYAESDDGVNWELPTFGEHEWRGSKDNNVVWMGYDDRGAAGGFVIELPEKHSRGYKYAMLYQTHTGMHLVGSKDGIEWDRDSDVRLKHLHSDTFNAIAYDDQAERWFIFCRARNIYRNWIDDDDQGAVRRVAVMSSDDLWGTWADEPSTILVPDLIDTERGFTFFYGMPVRHYGGVFWGFLWPFQMNTVILAELAFSRDGVNWERPEKRPRLLEPGEEGSWDGGQVITTPHWIEVDDEWWIYYTGQDGPHGRPTTNTSSLGLLKMRKEGFVSRYGPSMGGRVCTRTITWPGGDLLVNAAANGNLRVRVVDPMRQPIDGFSYDECDVMAGDSVAHPIRWNGRSLDELAGKDVRIEFALRDAHLYTFRATGDRLDDARAAEMREKLQAVRPTASAPASRETATGDDAIPEMEHAERPEDTVASRDRPAVDVTQVMSAEAQPLIHFTFDDDAADVLPSQGAVSVSLQLGEKGKEQTTTPKRVADGDGGHALGFDGEDDLAFGQVQGTLPEAGVLQVRFRPDVDLDRSIPINKHLFNLFADTRHRDVIMVERHTGRLVYQAMRQDQETVTLRSQANFQAGQWYEVTVVFGPGGSRMYVDGELQDQWGGGFTWSSLRRPTLYLGSVPPSFGSGYTFPGAIGDVRVYDANPDGRADGQNGNGNAEASQEAVHRGRAMQGRSVTRGDGEATAAFRDGRLSQLRLGGYEFLSASHDEPLWVIELAEPDSETAVRVASDGSSADGFRVTARATNDRRDAVTAGRWDISDANRRRIATVEAWVARTNSGSLDFHFALDGLDGRYVVRKAWYPQMPLARLGEAAEDDYLLVPWSYGQIYRDVHAQPNRPWGRGNDDVLQAVHRTRYPSKFGNLQMQFYGNEEAGGGLLMMTPDAQRRIKDLVVDRTGDASSLRARFGHHLTADEAVRGRAELDYPVRLQWVSGDWYDAGRAYRSWAMEQSWARAELALGRRGDLPEWYAGMPSWVRIPADPRFTFEEKAQWPLGWVEAVGGPMGVHWYAWDAEGGPWNRAFPRYVEPHAQFGRFVEQYQSAGLKVMPYTNARLVDMDEPSVWADYEEAVVRNRSGDVRASERWPFYATRDQAEAARAAGKEARSPEWADGRLFEVMHEFAVAWLGADAWRETLLDRHRRLFLDHQVDAVYQDQLGVYAMFEHGSASANSDDAPGDPQAWQRHKDTLYGEIREDIQSHGKQPVLVSEYLNESQMPHIVGGLTVSELGDAMREPVPLWPTIYHTHFAAIGWQDDPSHLRDPKHYLHGRMVPLAWGSQLGWISYVMPQLPRDHPAIVEAYRQAVTLRRENPTTLGWGEMLRPPMLEDVAVLDVPQGGGDDRWPWQAILAGCFRDAEDGSRAMAVFSNWTDEEQTATAVIDTSAFDGRVVAERQDGTTLEAAAGDPLRIPLTLSAMSIEHLYIHEVQP